From a single Osmerus mordax isolate fOsmMor3 chromosome 14, fOsmMor3.pri, whole genome shotgun sequence genomic region:
- the znf532 gene encoding zinc finger protein 532 produces MGDVKTPDFDDLLAAFDIPDMVDPKAAIELSHDDQKPSIPKENEAHTPSSGPDVGISVIVKNIRNLDASQHAQLEKEAHSHATIGNGLHNGIPAMSPINRYGMNGADKPSSQLGGCSQADRNPSTFNQFSPISSAEEFDDDDDKTEMDEPMDQQKSPIFFRPAQDPIKVPLIKRENQTKITTLTDSLANPGSNGNCDQSKVNKNNKNNGSLSCFTLQDSLKTRKVEAQEEDLVVKSMEVREPGDHSGQAALSTFSQDKAKSSAKLSYCMAAIAALSAKVPADTGLSESFSMQRESQAPQMVPPKEGREDTRVPETLTEQESPLEVAKMLLVKQPDSPLNIPSEGGSKGSPSSPTGCTPVIPKVRIKTIKTSSGQIKRTVTRVLPEFDPMFLKKGENNASIVVSSILSSPISTSIFSTQARTSLPATIVASSAGPTMEITKQMTIKPVATAFLPVSAVKTAGSQVINLKLANNTTVKATVIPASSVQSASSAILKAANAIPQQAVIVPTSSLANAKLIPKTVHLTNLNLLPQTALATEFHQVLSKPLQQQPITQAILAAQGQTQVPRKLSRIQVLASSQSSMVEAFNKVLSSINPVPVYVPNLSPPSLACISLPLRGYKCLECGDSFALEKSLTQHYDRRSVRIEVTCNHCTKNLVFYNKCSLLSHARGHKDKGVAMQCSHLILKPIPADQMITVSFSPASTRISTLAQCSTGQLPGKGLQAAGISAPSGTPQVAAMPLEDDTTRLCRHSLKCLECSEVFQEESSLALHYQQPLESCRQKTCTICQMLLPNQCSFTSHQRIHQHKSPYICPECGAICRSVHFQSHVTKNCLHYTRRVGYRCVHCSVIYTDVAALKAHLQSTHCEIFYKCPICPMAFKSAQGTHSHAYTQHPGIKIGDSKLIYKCSMCDTVFTQQALLYSHFDHHLASQKVSVFKCPDCSMHYVRKQLMLDHIKAMHGTLKSIEGPPNLGINRPLNTKPTKPLSASPNNREGPGLNSMDSRDKKQSSSSSPIKKPLAPGWKCTQCERLFPQREVFVAHMRREHGKHLKKHPCPQCDKSFSSSHSLCRHNRIKHKGLRKIYSCPHCPDLHQTFTKRLMLDKHIQLVHDIKGSEGKSSWDHENLEDAPEKAPSPKRNQEEDEGSPDVLSRGSEAQPLKKLKVNVFKARTCAVCGFTTEEVDAFRGHIPQHKSDRSSFQCRECGLCYTSHPSLARHLFIIHRVKEPHSLARRYGALEDDESQQENQLGPSNSNADGTPETKCKVCGKMFETEGSLNTHMRTHGMAFIKSKRLSMAEK; encoded by the exons ATGGGAGATGTAAAGACTCCTGACTTTGACGACCTGCTGGCAGCCTTCGATATCCCTGACATGGTAGACCCCAAGGCAGCCATCGAGTTGAGCCACGATGACCAAAAACCCAGCATCCCCAAAGAGAACGAggcccacaccccctcctctggcCCAGATGTAGGCATCAGCGTCATCGTCAAAAATATCCGCAACTTGGATGCCAGTCAGCATGCCCAGTTGGAGAAAGAAGCCCACTCCCATGCCACCATTGGCAATGGGCTCCATAATGGCATCCCTGCCATGTCGCCTATCAATCGATATGGCATGAATGGAGCAGACAAACCATCCTCTCAGTTGGGGGGTTGCAGTCAGGCTGACAGGAATCCTTCAACCTTTAACCAGTTCAGTCCCATATCTAGCGCAGAGGagtttgatgatgatgatgataagacTGAAATGGATGAGCCTATGGACCAGCAGAAAAGTCCGATATTCTTCCGCCCGGCCCAAGATCCCATAAAAGTCCCTCTCAttaagagagagaatcagaccaAAATCACCACATTGACAGACAGTCTAGCCAATCCTGGGTCCAATGGAAATTGTGATCAATCTAAAGttaataaaaacaacaaaaacaatggtTCTTTGAGCTGTTTTACCCTGCAAGACTCCCTTAAAACAAGGAAAGTGGAGGCCCAAGAAGAAGATCTGGTTGTCAAGTCCATGGAAGTGAGGGAGCCTGGAGACCATTCAGGTCAGGCTGCTCTATCCACCTTCTCCCAGGACAAGGCCAAATCGTCAGCCAAGCTCTCTTACTGCATGGCTGCCATAGCTGCCCTCAGTGCCAAAGTCCCAGCTGATACAGGGCTGTCAGAGTCATTCAGTATGCAGAGAGAATCACAAGCTCCCCAGATGGTGCCCCCcaaggagggcagagaggacaCTAGGGTGCCGGAGACACTCACAGAACAGGAGTCACCTTTGGAAGTGGCCAAGATGCTACTGGTTAAACAGCCTGACAGCCCACTCAACATCCCCAGTGAGGGTGGCAGTAAGGGCTCCCCATCCTCACCCACTGGCTGCACCCCTGTCATCCCCAAAGTACGAATCAAAACCATCAAGACCTCGTCAGGCCAGATCAAACGCACTGTCACCAGAGTCCTGCCCGAGTTTGACCCAATGTTTCTCAAGAAAGGGGAAAACAACGCCTCCATCGtggtctcctccatcctctcctcccccatatCTACCTCCATATTCTCCACCCAAGCACGGACCTCCCTTCCTGCCACGATTGTAGCCAGTTCCGCAGGTCCCACCATGGAGATAACCAAGCAGATGACCATCAAGCCCGTGGCCACAGCCTTCTTGCCCGTGTCCGCGGTAAAGACAGCAGGGTCCCAGGTCATCAACCTGAAACTGGCCAACAACACCACCGTAAAGGCTACGGTCATCCCTGCCTCCTCAGTGCAGAGTGCCAGCAGTGCCATCCTCAAGGCAGCCAATGCCATCCCGCAGCAGGCCGTCATCGTGCCAACCTCAAGCCTGGCCAACGCCAAACTCATACCAAAAACCGTCCACCTCACCAACTTGAACCTCCTGCCTCAGACAGCCTTGGCCACTGAGTTCCACCAGGTCCTGTCAAAGCCATTGCAGCAGCAGCCCATCACGCAGGCTATTCTGGCAGCCCAGGGACAGACCCAGGTTCCTAGGAAGCTCTCCAGGATCCAGGTGTTGGCCAGCTCTCAGAGCTCCATGGTGGAGGCTTTTAACAAGGTTCTGAGCAGCATCAACCCCGTACCGGTGTATGTACCCAacctcagccccccctccttGGCTTGCATATCCTTGCCTTTGCGAGGCTACAAGTGCCTGGAGTGTGGGGACTCATTTGCCCTGGAGAAGAGCCTCACGCAGCACTACGACCGCCGCAGTGTTCGCATCGAGGTCACCTGCAACCACTGCACCAAAAACCTGGTTTTCTACAACAAATGCAGCTTGCTGTCCCACGCCCGAGGGCACAAGGATAAGGGCGTGGCCATGCAATGCTCTCACCTCATCCTTAAGCCAATCCCTGCTGACCAGATGATTACCGTGTCCTTTTCACCGGCCTCCACCCGGATCTCCACCCTGGCCCAGTGCTCTACTGGACAGCTTCCAGGGAAGGGACTCCAGGCAGCAGGGATCTCTGCCCCCTCTGGCACCCCCCAGGTGGCAGCCATGCCCCTGGAGGACGACACCACTCGCCTCTGCAGACACAGTCTCAAGTGTCTGGAGTGCAGTGAGGTGTTCCAGGAGGAGAGCTCTCTAGCTTTGCACTATCAGCAGCCTCTGGAGTCTTGTAGAcag AAAACCTGCACTATCTGCCAGATGCTGCTGCCCAACCAGTGCAGTTTCACCTCCCATCAACGGATCCACCAGCACAAGTCACCTTATATCTGCCCGGAGTGTGGAGCCATCTGTCGCTCGGTCCACTTCCAGTCCCACGTCACAAAGAACTGCCTGCACTACACCCGCAGAGTGGGCTACCG ctGTGTACACTGCAGCGTCATCTACACTGACGTGGCTGCCCTCAAGGCTCACCTCCAGAGTACCCACTGTGAGATCTTCTACAAATGCCCTATATGCCCCATGGCCTTCAAATCTGCCCAGGGAACCCACTCCCATGCCTACACACAGCACCCCGGGATCAAGATAGGAGATTCCAA GTTGATATATAAGTGTTCCATGTGCGATACGGTGTTTACCCAGCAGGCCTTGCTCTACTCCCACTTTGACCATCATCTGGCCAGTCAGAAGGTGTCTGTCTTCAAATGCCCGGACTGCTCAATGCACTATGTCCGGAAACAGCTAATGCTGGATCACATAAAG GCCATGCATGGCACCCTGAAATCCATCGAGGGCCCACCCAACCTGGGCATCAACCGGCCCCTCAACACCAAGCCCACCAAACCCCTGTCTGCGAGCCCCAACAACAGGGAGGGGCCTGGACTCAATAGCATGGACAGCAGGGACAAGAAAcaatcttcctcatcctcccccatcaAAAAGCCCCTTGCCCCCGGGTGGAAGTGCACACAGTGTGAGCGCCTCTTTCCTCAGAGGGAGGTCTTTGTGGCCCACATGAGACGAGAGCACGGCAAG CACCTGAAGAAGCACCCGTGTCCTCAGTGCGACAAGTCCTTCAGCTCCTCCCATAGCCTGTGCCGACACAACCGTATCAAACACAAGGGGCTTCGCAAGATCTACTCCTGCCC ACACTGCCCAGATCTCCATCAAACGTTTACCAAGAGGTTGATGCTGGACAAACACATTCAGCTGGTGCATGATATAAAGGGTTCAGAGGGGAAGTCATCATGGGACCATGAAAACCTGGAGGACGCACCTGAAAAG GCCCCCAGCCCTAAGAGAAACCAAGAAGAAGACGAGGGGTCTCCCGATGTGCTGTCCAGGGGCTCCGAGGCTCAGCCCCTGAAGAAGCTCAAGGTGAACGTTTTCAAAGCCCGCACGTGTGCTGTCTGTGGCTTCACCACTGAAGAGGTTGACGCCTTCCGTGGCCACATCCCCCAGCATAAGTCGGATAGGTCGTCCTTCCAGTGCAGGGAGTGTGGCCTGTGCTACACCTCCCACCCTTCGCTGGCCCGACACCTCTTCATCATCCACCGGGTAAAGGAGCCGCACAGTTTGGCCCGACGCTATGGAGCTCTGGAAGACGATGAGAGCCAGCAAGAGAACCAGCTGGGGCCGTCAAACAGCAACGCCGACGGGACACCAGAGACCAAATGCAAAGTGTGTGGGAAGATGTTTGAGACGGAAGGTagcttgaacacacacatgaggaCACATGGCATGGCTTTCATCAAGTCCAAGAGACTGAGCATGGCGGAGAAATAG
- the oacyl gene encoding O-acyltransferase like protein has protein sequence MVLVRGPLLYRLTLWAVVTAAYSGNVTERCMQDTKAFLWELHQDSPSPYAALMYDAFGKIGSDVKGGNTNRPGSLQECLSVQGPSFSGQYCQVFLKQDPVQYFVGICVPDSCDEDEVQTMVVYEMFQKGHTSLIPPFPSILVAQSTQGIFMTHCLSNTATPDLSAVTCLFVCCAMVAVPLAATVLIAIIKWQLKREVSPGVESSSLSTNPNMYGTLMHNGSPSVDINQCTLQQLNQSQHPHSCVLPGWVYSCLQAFSIQRSSQGVLSWTGTRASYSSLNGVRILSLLWIICGHTIQLSAWNNLDNDKRWKETVDRNPLYVFAFSGPVYLAVDTFLLLGGLLSAKSLLGSIQKSDDKLSICLVVSYLFKRFKRVQPLHLFIICVAIGFFSVVHRGTFWFIAEDEILNCKKYWWSNLLLVNNLLTITDICAPWTWYLSLDFQFYATTPLLVYLYRLNKGLLVAIAAVLLVLSSVTSAVLTAFLHLPVHQPTTLAYKSYFQYYYNKPYTRYGPYLIGILSGIFMTTKKNNLIRHQWQAALGWFTSLSVMAVLVGLAYVLREVPAQASAPHALYQGLHRPLWALTVAWIVLACEEGYGGFVDRLLSLSLWVPLSNISFACYLIHPILIIIYNGKQETPIHYTDINFFYLFIGHTALTLVVGYVLTVLVEKPYLFLKGKNTKYQN, from the exons ATGGTCCTGGTCCGGGGCCCTCTGTTGTACCGTCTCACTCTGTGGGCTGTGGTGACAGCAGCCTACAGTGGGAACGTAACCGAGAGATGCATGCAGGACACCAAAGCTTTTCTCTGGGAGCTTCATCAGGACAGCCCAAGTCCATATGCTGCTTTAA TGTACGATGCCTTTGGGAAGATAGGCAGCGATGTGAAGGGCGGCAACACTAACAGACCGGGGTCTCTCCAggagtgtctctctgtccaAGGCCCCTCCTTTTCAGGACAATATTGCCAGGTGTTCCTCAAGCAG GACCCAGTCCAGTATTTTGTAGGCATCTGTGTTCCTGACTCCTGTGATGAGGACGAGGTGCAGACCATGGTTGTTTACG AAATGTTCCAGAAAGGTCACACGTCCCTCATCCCTCCGTTTCCGTCCATCCTGGTGGCCCAGTCCACTCAGGGCATCTTCATGACTCATTGTCTAAGCAACACGGCCACCCCGGACCTGTCTGCTGTTACCTGCCT GTTTGTTTGTTGTGCCATGGTGGCTGTTCCCCTTGCCGCAACTGTACTCATAGCCATCATCAAGTGGCAGCTGAAAAGAGAAGTCAGTCCAGGAGTGGAGTCTTCTTCTCTGAGCACCAACCCTAACATGTATGGGACCCTCATGCACAATGGCTCCCCTAGTGTTGATATAAACCAATGCACTCTCCAACAGCTAAACCAG TCCCAACACCCCCACTCCTGTGTCCTGCCAGGCTGGGTCTACTCGTGCCTGCAGGCCTTCTCCATCCAGAGGAGCAGCCAGGGGGTCCTGAGCTGGACGGGCACCAGGGCAAGCTACTCCTCCCTCAACGGAGTCCGTATCTTGAGCCTGCTCTGGATCATCTGTGGGCACACCATCCAGCTCAGCGCCTGGAACAACCTGG ATAATGAcaagaggtggaaggagacagTGGACAGGAATCCACTGTATGTATTTGCTTTCAGTGGGCCTGTGTATCTGGCAGTAGACACCTTTCTGCTTTTGGG aggtctCCTGAGTGCTAAGTCTCTACTGGGTTCCATACAAAAGTCTGATGACAAGTTGAGCATCTGTCTGGTGGTCAGCTATCTCTTCAAGAGATTCAAAAG AGTCCAGCCCCTGCACCTGTTCATCATCTGCGTGGCCATCGGATTCTTCTCTGTGGTCCATAGGGGAACCTTCTGGTTCATCGCTGAGGATGAAATCCTCAACTGCAAGAAGTATTGGTGGTCCAATCTGCTGCTGGTCAACAACCTCTTGACCATCACTGACATT TGTGCACCTTGGACCTGGTATCTGTCCCTAGACTTCCAGTTCTACGCCACCACACCTCTGCTTGTATACCTCTACAGGCT GAACAAAGGTTTGCTGGTTGCCATTGCAGCAGTCCTACTGGTTTTGTCCAGTGTCACCAGTGCTGTCCTTACTGCTTTCCTGCACCTCCCAGTTCACCAACCAACGACTCT tgCTTATAAAAGCTACTTTCAATATTACTACAATAAACCATACACCAGATATGGGCCCTACCTAATAGGAATCCTATCAGGGATATTCATGACCACCAAAAAGAATAACCTTATAAGACACCAG TGGCAAGCAGCGCTGGGTTGGTTCACCTCCCTGTCAGTCATGGCTGTGCTGGTGGGATTGGCCTATGTTCTCCGAGAGGTCCCTGCCCAGGCCTCTGCCCCCCATGCTCTCTATCAGGGTCTCCATCGCCCCCTGTGGGCCTTGACTGTGGCCTGGATAGTACTAGCCTGTGAGGAGGGCTATGGag ggtTCGTTGACAGGCTCCTGTCCCTCAGCCTGTGGGTTCCTCTGTCCAACATCAGCTTTGCCTGTTATCTCATCCACCCCATTCTTATCATCATCTACAATGGCAAACAGGAAACACCAATTCACTACACCGACATCAATTTT TTCTATCTGTTTATAGGCCACACAGCGCTCACACTGGTGGTGGGCTATGTTCTAACAGTCCTGGTGGAGAAGCCATACCTGTTCCTGAAGGGGAAGAACACTAAGTACCAAAACTAA